A single region of the Halopiger xanaduensis SH-6 genome encodes:
- the tatA gene encoding twin-arginine translocase TatA/TatE family subunit — translation MVAEIAPLFIPGAPGGPELLIILFIAILLFGANKIPKLARSTGEAMGEFQKGREKVETELEEMRETGDFDDLDEDDNDDFVDTEPVTSEESETQTETETN, via the coding sequence ATGGTAGCCGAAATTGCACCGCTGTTCATCCCCGGTGCACCCGGGGGTCCGGAACTACTGATCATCCTTTTCATCGCCATTCTGCTCTTCGGGGCGAACAAGATCCCGAAGCTCGCCCGCTCCACCGGCGAGGCCATGGGCGAGTTCCAGAAGGGCCGTGAAAAGGTCGAAACGGAACTCGAGGAGATGCGTGAAACCGGCGACTTCGACGACCTCGACGAGGACGACAACGACGACTTCGTCGACACGGAGCCGGTTACCTCCGAGGAAAGCGAGACGCAGACCGAAACGGAAACCAACTAA
- a CDS encoding ATPase, T2SS/T4P/T4SS family, producing the protein MAIDEGDRSDAGDFASGEASDSASADERAAGSDSGSDSESGSSVRVGEYTWEDFMVEHGYGDDVSTLYPDDPAPDDDQLGLETGETDASTVPSGDDWEQVAFDPESYLGYHPDELTDRVLPIAGDNAETLWDEFLEYVDPETTPVVKDVWTWEHYKWEYYYEDDGSRPHDSDGEVVEHDEEDALGFDPDTLEERLSAGADRAMELDDVVEERTVNVQEDFDEDEFFSTADGATTLTNRYDLEKAVPMEKKTHFQEVERYWVNKPYACVVIFHSERENEKKYYLIEPYLNEIEDELQAFLSGKLRTAIKYSDDGIKEKADENGRRIVIEDETRRLLKRYDLYEKTAGSKTAGLLETVQSLLNDDEEDEDDGPTQLEGIEVRPEPAILEEDPDTLNEYQVEKLLYLLKRNFIGYERIDGIKHDINVEDISVDGYNSPVFVYHSDYEQIITNVYHGEDELDDFVVKLAQRSGKGISKRLPQVDATLPDGSRAQLTLGQEVSDHGTNYTIRQFKDVPFTPIDLINWNTFSLDEMAFLWLCIENHKSLIFAGGTASGKTTSLNAVSLFIPSSAKIVSIEDTREVELPQRNWIASVTRPSFSDDEQGDVDEFDLLEAALRQRPDYIVMGEIRGEEGRTLFQVMSTGHTTYTTFHADSVDEVLKRFTTDPINVSKTMFTALDLVSIQTQTRVQGRKVRRNKSLTEINHYEAENDEINVQDVYQWQAETDEYLKMGDSNTLEEIQFDRGWSREKLEEELFKRKVILAYLIKNGLNTYAEVAATAQAFINDPDTILTLIANGQLENSLEDLREMESVLIDVDQEKEELVPRPEATGETYNTSVDVLERAEESLFEDYRGKVPSGLASALGDLDEEEPIEVDGDDESFDDSIDDVDDGWGIDEQSTASTDDGFTTAGTDDQPAWITDDTNFDIGFDEGSSPTADDGASAQSWTAGADASSTAENAAEAGADSTASTAGSSGGDREISTGQFDMSPIETQSAAGGRSASSARQGAGSTADAESDPIVFSADDAPDDGGFGGLFDNMDETLNEMDEVDETQSSSDPVDADGAADEPVFTEGDSASIFDPEADAGPSFGDFTDELEDARPSASEPGTESESKSESESASDSNGASNAATMTATESAPADPEPEPESDTDSEQESEPEPPTIDIDEPSPSTDTDAADPAPGGGNETAETEAVTFDEDDIAADDSDGGTDDGDSVDDGDGETAEPAPPIETDAEPPTIDVDRSADQNDSDGTAADEANAETVSDELDAETVSDELDAETVSDELDAETVSDELDAETAPDETAASEGSESPTPSEPESESTNDDGTDSQDGDGESIFGPESDSIFSDDDAPDSPDEANAADESESLFGDSAETGDDSGDESDSIFDATGTESDDEETDT; encoded by the coding sequence ATGGCTATTGACGAGGGTGACCGGTCGGACGCCGGGGATTTTGCTTCGGGTGAGGCGTCCGACTCCGCGTCGGCAGACGAGCGGGCCGCCGGTTCCGATTCGGGCTCCGATTCGGAGTCCGGGTCGTCGGTCCGGGTCGGCGAATATACGTGGGAAGATTTCATGGTGGAGCACGGGTACGGTGACGACGTTTCGACGCTGTATCCGGACGATCCGGCTCCCGACGACGACCAGCTCGGCCTCGAGACGGGCGAAACGGACGCGTCGACGGTCCCGAGCGGCGACGACTGGGAGCAGGTCGCGTTCGATCCCGAATCCTATCTCGGCTACCATCCGGACGAGCTGACGGATCGCGTGCTGCCGATCGCAGGGGACAACGCGGAGACGCTGTGGGACGAGTTTCTCGAGTACGTCGATCCGGAGACGACGCCGGTCGTCAAGGACGTCTGGACCTGGGAACACTACAAGTGGGAGTACTACTACGAGGACGACGGTTCCCGGCCGCACGATAGCGACGGCGAGGTCGTCGAACACGACGAGGAGGACGCGCTCGGGTTCGATCCCGACACGCTCGAGGAGCGGCTCTCGGCGGGCGCGGATCGCGCCATGGAACTCGACGACGTCGTCGAGGAACGGACCGTCAACGTGCAGGAGGATTTCGACGAGGACGAGTTTTTCTCGACGGCCGACGGCGCGACGACGCTGACCAACCGGTACGACCTCGAGAAGGCCGTGCCGATGGAGAAGAAGACCCACTTTCAGGAGGTCGAGCGCTACTGGGTGAACAAACCCTACGCCTGCGTCGTCATCTTCCACTCGGAGCGGGAAAACGAGAAGAAGTACTACCTGATCGAGCCGTACCTGAACGAGATCGAGGACGAACTGCAGGCGTTCCTCTCGGGCAAACTTCGGACGGCGATCAAGTACTCCGACGACGGAATCAAGGAGAAGGCCGACGAAAACGGTCGGCGGATCGTCATCGAAGACGAAACCCGGCGCCTGCTGAAACGGTACGATCTCTACGAGAAAACCGCCGGCAGCAAGACGGCCGGCCTGCTCGAGACGGTGCAGTCGCTGTTGAACGACGACGAGGAGGACGAAGACGACGGTCCGACCCAGCTCGAGGGTATCGAGGTTCGACCCGAGCCCGCGATCCTCGAGGAGGATCCGGACACGTTAAACGAGTACCAGGTCGAGAAGCTCCTCTATCTGCTGAAGCGCAACTTCATCGGCTACGAGCGCATCGACGGGATCAAACACGACATCAACGTCGAGGACATCTCCGTCGACGGTTACAACTCGCCGGTGTTCGTCTACCACTCCGACTACGAGCAGATCATCACCAACGTCTACCACGGCGAGGACGAACTCGACGACTTCGTCGTGAAACTCGCCCAGCGGTCCGGAAAGGGGATCAGTAAACGACTCCCGCAGGTCGACGCGACCCTCCCCGACGGCTCGCGCGCCCAACTAACGTTAGGCCAGGAGGTGTCCGACCACGGGACCAACTACACCATCCGTCAGTTCAAGGACGTCCCCTTTACCCCGATCGACCTCATCAACTGGAACACCTTCTCGCTCGACGAGATGGCCTTCCTCTGGCTCTGCATCGAGAACCACAAGAGCCTGATCTTCGCCGGCGGTACCGCGTCCGGGAAGACGACCTCGCTGAACGCCGTCTCGCTGTTTATCCCCTCGAGCGCGAAGATCGTCTCCATCGAGGACACCCGCGAGGTCGAGTTGCCACAGCGAAACTGGATCGCCAGCGTCACGCGACCCTCGTTTTCCGACGACGAGCAGGGCGACGTCGACGAGTTCGACCTGCTCGAGGCCGCACTCCGACAGCGCCCCGACTACATCGTCATGGGCGAGATCCGCGGCGAGGAGGGGCGGACGCTGTTCCAGGTTATGTCGACGGGCCACACCACGTACACGACGTTCCACGCCGACTCCGTCGACGAGGTGCTCAAGCGGTTCACGACGGATCCGATCAACGTCTCGAAGACGATGTTCACCGCCCTGGACCTGGTCTCGATCCAGACCCAGACGCGGGTCCAGGGCCGGAAGGTCCGCCGGAACAAATCCCTCACGGAGATCAACCACTACGAGGCGGAAAACGACGAGATCAACGTTCAGGACGTCTACCAGTGGCAGGCCGAGACCGACGAGTACCTCAAGATGGGGGACTCGAACACCTTGGAGGAGATCCAGTTCGACCGCGGGTGGAGCCGCGAGAAACTCGAGGAGGAACTGTTCAAGCGGAAGGTCATCCTCGCCTATCTCATCAAGAACGGACTGAACACGTACGCCGAGGTCGCGGCGACGGCCCAGGCCTTCATCAACGACCCCGATACGATCCTGACGCTCATCGCCAACGGGCAACTCGAGAACAGCCTCGAGGACCTCCGCGAGATGGAGAGCGTCCTGATCGACGTCGACCAGGAGAAGGAGGAACTCGTCCCGCGACCCGAAGCGACGGGCGAGACGTACAACACCTCGGTCGACGTGCTCGAGCGCGCCGAAGAATCGCTGTTCGAGGACTACCGCGGCAAGGTCCCCAGCGGCCTCGCGAGTGCACTCGGCGACCTCGACGAGGAGGAGCCGATCGAAGTCGACGGGGACGACGAGTCGTTCGACGATTCGATCGACGACGTCGACGACGGCTGGGGCATCGACGAACAGTCGACGGCGTCGACCGACGACGGATTCACCACCGCCGGTACCGACGACCAGCCGGCCTGGATCACGGACGATACGAACTTCGACATCGGGTTCGACGAGGGCTCGAGTCCGACGGCGGACGACGGCGCCAGCGCGCAATCGTGGACGGCCGGTGCCGACGCCTCGTCAACCGCCGAAAACGCAGCCGAAGCCGGTGCCGACTCGACTGCCAGTACGGCGGGCTCGAGCGGCGGCGACCGCGAGATTTCGACGGGACAGTTCGACATGTCTCCGATCGAGACGCAATCGGCTGCCGGCGGCCGATCCGCCTCGAGCGCCAGGCAAGGGGCGGGATCGACGGCAGACGCCGAGAGCGATCCCATCGTCTTCTCGGCGGACGATGCGCCCGATGACGGCGGGTTCGGCGGGTTGTTCGATAACATGGACGAGACGCTGAACGAGATGGACGAAGTCGACGAGACGCAATCCTCGTCGGATCCGGTCGACGCAGACGGCGCCGCCGACGAGCCGGTCTTTACGGAGGGCGACTCGGCGTCGATCTTCGATCCCGAAGCGGACGCGGGCCCGTCGTTCGGCGATTTCACCGACGAACTCGAGGATGCTCGACCGTCGGCGTCCGAACCGGGAACTGAGTCTGAGTCCAAGTCTGAGTCTGAGTCCGCGTCCGATTCGAACGGAGCGTCAAACGCAGCGACGATGACGGCGACCGAATCGGCCCCAGCCGATCCGGAACCGGAACCCGAGTCAGACACTGACTCGGAGCAGGAGTCGGAACCCGAACCGCCGACGATCGATATCGACGAGCCGTCCCCGAGCACCGACACCGATGCTGCCGACCCGGCACCGGGAGGCGGTAACGAGACCGCTGAAACCGAGGCGGTGACATTCGATGAAGACGATATCGCCGCCGACGATTCCGACGGCGGTACCGATGACGGTGACAGCGTCGATGACGGTGACGGTGAGACCGCCGAACCTGCACCGCCGATCGAAACGGACGCGGAGCCGCCGACGATCGACGTCGATCGTTCCGCGGACCAGAACGACAGTGACGGTACTGCGGCCGACGAGGCGAACGCCGAGACTGTGTCCGATGAGTTGGATGCCGAGACTGTGTCCGATGAGTTGGATGCCGAGACTGTGTCCGATGAGTTGGATGCCGAGACTGTGTCCGATGAGTTGGATGCCGAGACTGCGCCCGACGAGACGGCAGCCAGTGAGGGTTCGGAGTCCCCCACTCCCAGCGAGCCCGAATCCGAGTCGACGAACGACGACGGTACCGACAGCCAGGACGGCGACGGCGAATCGATTTTCGGTCCTGAATCCGACTCGATCTTCAGCGATGACGACGCGCCCGATTCGCCCGACGAGGCGAACGCTGCCGACGAGTCCGAATCGCTGTTCGGCGATTCCGCCGAGACGGGCGACGATTCCGGCGACGAATCCGACTCGATCTTCGATGCGACAGGTACTGAGAGCGACGACGAGGAGACCGACACATGA